The following proteins are encoded in a genomic region of Glycine max cultivar Williams 82 chromosome 18, Glycine_max_v4.0, whole genome shotgun sequence:
- the LOC102667316 gene encoding keratin-associated protein 6-2, with protein sequence MACPWWDDYKVKSDEDHKGKMKEQNQPGKSHSEHGYISGYVKGYVSGYEHGYKYGKSECGYELGHGHSSDDGYEYDYYSGYSEDDYEYDSESDYDESSDYSEDGFGDDLESDYGGSNSSGSSSECDDVVLESHHGYEHGHGYGYNDDLLEYHNGYWSGHDYYSSDIECGYNCPYDFESDYGYSEYGYEDDLCGWDGSHDD encoded by the coding sequence ATGGCATGTCCATGGTGGGATGATTACAAGGTTAAGAGCGATGAAGATCACAAGGGTAAGATGAAGGAGCAGAACCAACCAGGAAAAAGCCATAGTGAACATGGATATATCAGTGGCTATGTAAAGGGCTATGTCAGTGGTTATGAACATGGGTATAAGTATGGTAAGAGTGAATGTGGTTATGAGCTTGGCCATGGCCACAGCAGTGATGATGGCTATGAATATGACTATTATTCTGGTTACAGTGAAGATGACTATGAATATGACTCTGAATCTGATTATGATGAATCTAGTGACTATAGTGAAGATGGCTTTGGAGATGACCTTGAATCTGATTATGGTGGCTCTAACAGCAGCGGTAGTAGCAGTGAATGTGATGATGTAGTACTTGAGAGTCACCATGGTTATGAGCATGGACATGGATATGGCTACAATGATGATCTACTTGAGTATCACAATGGTTATTGGTCTGGCCATGACTACTACAGCAGTGACATTGAATGTGGCTACAACTGTCCATATGACTTTGAATCTGATTATGGCTATAGTGAATATGGATATGAAGATGACCTTTGTGGCTGGGATGGTAGTCATGATGATTAA